GTCGAAGCGTTCGACTCTAAGCAGCCTCTCGCAAAGCAAGCAAGAATAGAGTCGGCAGAGCCGGGACGAGTTGCTATATCCTTCCCCGCCGAGAAAGAACAATCGGGCCTTCGGTTTCACCTGCACGCACCCTTCGTGCCGGAGTTGAGCCGGGCGAGCGTCAAGGACACCACCGCGAACCAACCGCTGTTTGACCAACTCGCCGCGCGCGCAGCGAGCGCGCTTTATACCATTCGCGACGAAGGTTTACTGACAGCCGACTTCTTGTCCGTCCTTCCGAATCCGCAAGACGTGATACCTGTGCGGTACCAGGGTATTCGTGGTGCGATCATTCATGAGATGAATGCGTTTCCTCTAACGCCGACTTATGCGAAGACACACGCTCCCGCTATACATCTTTTACGAGCCCGTGCGCCTATCAAAGGATTTCTGACCGAGGAAGATCTTGAGTTCTTGGTTGACTATGAAGGCGAGCCACCCATTTGGGCCATCGGGGCGACTCAGAGGAATTCCAACGTAGACCGTTTCTTAACTGGACTCGCCGCGAAAGATTGGGATACCCAACAGTTTGTTGAGACACTCTGGAACAAATTGAGCAATAGGCAAGGTGACTTCGCACCCCCGGCAAACATAGAGCCTGGCGACGTTGAAAAATGGCTTGCCAACAAGTCGGCAGCATGGCATCGGCAGCTATACCGCTTGCTCTGGGAGTACTTGAACGGATCTGCCGCAAACAAAACCAAGGAACTCGAAAAGTTAAAGAATGTTCGGATCGTAAGGCTGGTGGACGGAACCTACACTATTGGCGGCAAGTGTTATTACCCTGAAACCAGCGCCCAAGACGATGTGGACTTCCCTCAGATCGACTCCGCTCTGTATCAGACAGAAGGAAATTCGATCGATGATCAGGCGCCTAGAAAGTTCCTTGACGAAATTGGTGTTCGCAGAATCGGCGAAAAAGAACGCGTCGAGAGAATCCTGAATCGCCGGTACGAACGTAACGCCTTCGCACCGGATATTTCTGACATTGATCTCTTTGTTTCCCTAGTCGAGAAGCAGCCAGAAGCTGCCGCCATCTTTCGAGACTTCCTTATCCTCAAGCGATCAGATGACAAATGGGGAAAACCGAGTCAGTGCTTTCTCGACACCCCATATTTGGAAACCGGAATCAAGGCATTTTATGACTCCTTCGGAGAAAAGGCCGCACGCTTTCCCTTGGCGGATGAGTACCAGAATGCCGGCATTGAGTCTGGTAGGCTCGCCAAGTTCTGTAAGGGAGTGGGTGTACAAACCGCTTTAGAGGTAGTCAAGATCTCCTGCGGGAGTAATCCGGAATGGGCATATCTACGATTGGCTAGCGGTCAATCGACTTATTCGGGGACTGATTGTGATTATATGATCCAAGGACTAAGGCAAGCCCTGAAACACCCGTCGCACGCATTAGCTATGCTGATTTGGGAGACCATGTGTAGCCTTCCCCGTAGTCCGGATTATCTGAGTGCCACGTACCGAATGAATAAGAGTAATGATCCTCGCTACGCACGTTCTCAGCTTGTTCACGACTTGATGGCTGCGGAATGGGTGCCGCAGGAAAATGACCGTCTCGTTAGGCCGTCAGCCGCGACCCGCGATCTTCTACCGGCGGGGTTTCCTTTCGATCCGGGTTCGGCGTGGCTGAAAGCGGTTGAATTCGGTCAGGACTCGGTAAGAAACTCACAATCTCATCAACAGAGGGAAGCCGATGCACGGAAAATGGGATTCGGATCGGCGGAGGAAGCAGAGAAATGGAAAATGATCCGAGACCTCGGGATATCTCCCGATGAGATTCTGGCTAACATAAATAGGAATAAGCCGGTTGCCAAGCCCAAGCAATCTGTTCCGAATCCATCGCGGCGGAAACAGGGTGTGCTGGACGAGGCCGAGGATGCCCCTGATGTCGAGAGCGTCCGCCGGGAACGCTCGATCCAGCAAGGAGTCTCGGAAGTGACGGCGCGAGCCAAGGCCTATCTGCGAGCAAAATACCTCAATTCTGATGAGCAACTCGTTTGTCAGTGTTGCCACGATGAAATGCCCTTCAAATTGCCATCCGGTGATCATTATTTCGGGGCGATCCAGTGCATTGCTGACCATGAGACGGAGGCGCGCCATTATCAGAATCGCCTGGCACTCTGCCCGACCTGTGCTGCGATGTATCAGTATGCGCGGGAAGTCGACGACGCGGAACTGCGCCGCAGTATAGTTGATCTCGGTGCTGACGACCAAATTTCAGCCGTGGAGATTCCGCTTCGTCTGGCCGGTCGCGACGTTGCCCTGTACTTCGTCGGCACCCACTGGTTCGACCTAAAGACTCTGCTTCACCCGTAGAGGGCTGATGAACGCCGAGCGCATCGTCATCATCGCCGGCCCCAACGGCGCGGGCAAGACCTCTTTCGCCCGCAAGTTCCTGCCAAACGAGGCGGACTGCCCGATTTTCGTTAATGCCAGGAAGCATCTACAATCACTTTCTGCTGATACTCTCTGACAGCGATACTCTAACTCAATTCCGGATCGCATCTATGCAATGGCAAGAAATCCGCGCCCATTATCCGCAACAGTGGCTTCTGCTGGAGGCAGTCAAGGCCCATTCCGAAAACGACCAACGTATTCTTGACCAATTGGCGGTGCTTGACGCCTTCCCCGATTCGGCGACAGCCCTGAGCGCCTACGCCAGGATTCATCGCGAAGTCCCGCATCGGGAGCTTTACGTCTTCCACACCAGCCGGGATACGCTGGACATCCGGGAGCGGCAGTGGCTTGGCATTCGGAGCGCGTGATGAATATCGAGCTGCGTCATGGCTTGCCTTATATCAGCGCAGAGATTGAATATCGCGGACAGCAGGTCAAGATCGAGAATGTCTTGCTGGATACGGGCTCGGCCGGATGCATTTTTGACGCAGACAGATTGTCGGCTATCGGGCTGCACTACGAGCCGTTTGATCTTGTACATATGTGACAGTTTTACGACAATGCCAGCGCGCCACCTGCCCTGATCGCCGAAGGAGGCAACCCATGAAGACCCCGGTTTCCCGACTCAATGACCCCGACATGCAGGCCGCACCGGTGGCGCTGATGCGTGCCTCCGAGAGGGCGCGTCGCCTGGCGGAGCAAACCGGTACGCGATTCGTGTTCCGCCCGCCCGCCACCTTGCTCAACGACGGGCTCGGCTCCGCTAGTGCAACCGAGCCTGACCGCGAAGGCAGCGCATCATGACGCCTGGTGGATCACTTCGGGAGAATGAATGATGACTGTTGCAGAGTTGGCCTACGAACAGATCAAGACACTCCCCGAGACCCAGGCTCGGGAGGTGCTGGATTTCATCGGCTATCTAAAGGAAAAGAGCGAGCGAGCGGAATGGGAGGATCTGATGGGTGCCCAAGCGGCTTCGCTCGCTGCCGTCGGGGATAACCCGGAAGATGAGGTGTGGAATGATCTATAGGCGCAGCATGTTCGTAGACCGAGTGGTAGGCGGCGTTTGCTCAACCGTTGGGATTAGCGCCGCCCCCGACGCTCCGAACGAACTGGCGTAGAGCGCAATCATATTCCGATTCAACCGCCTGCAACTCGAAAATTTTCGCTGCTTCGAGCAGTTGGACCTGGCGATCGAGCCTGATCTCACCGTGCTCTTCGCCGAAAACGGAGGTGGGAAGTCGGCGACCCTCGCCGCGCTGGCAATGGGCATCGCGGTGTTCCAACCTCAGAGCCCCAAGTCGCTCAAGTTCGACGCGATGCGGGACCTCCGCCGGATCCCGGTCGGCAAGGGCAGTCAGCGTGAGCCGGCAGGCCCCTGCTCCATGACCTGGACGGCGGGTGGACGCGGGACGCGAAGTCCAATGGGCGTTGGCGCGCAATCCGGCATCCAGTCGCCTGACCGACCGCACCGGCGAGATATTTGACGCCATTGAGGCGATTCGGGTGCCCGGTGCCCGGTGGCCGCTGTTCGCGTGGTACGGAACCGACCGCTTGCGTAGCCCCCGGCGCCCGGCAAGGTCCGCGCTCGACATCCGGGACCGCAGGGCTGGCTATGCGTCATCGCTCGACCCCACCGTCAACGAGACCCTGCTGCTCGATACGCTCCTGGCCTGGGGGATAGCGGGTTTTCCCATTCGTCCCACGGCCGTGAAGCGGGACTCACCGTTTTCCAACGCGGTCTGCGCGGCGATGGCGCGTGCGGCACCCGGCGTTACGAAGATCTGGCCCGGGCATCCGGGTATGGGCGGCCCAGTGGTCTGGTTCGAGAACGGGCAGGTCACACCCTGGGCCGAACTCTCCGACGGGTACCACGTCTTTCTGGCGCTGATCGGCGACATCGCCCGGCGCGCGGTCCTGCTCAACGAGACCGACGGACTGGAAGCGCCCGAGCGCATTGAGGGTGTGGTCCTGATCGACGAGATTGATCTACACCTCCACCCCCGCTGGCAACGCGTGGTCATCGATGGACTCCGCAACGCCTTTCCACGGCTTCAATTCGTGCTCACCACCCATTCGCCGCAGGTCTTGAGCAGCGTCGAGAATCGCCAGGTACGCCGACTCGCGGGCTGGGGACTGGCAGAGCAAGATGTCTTGGTCGAGGGTAGGGACAGTAACGCGATCCTGCGCGAACTGATGAACACTGACGACCGCGATGACGCTGGTGTCGTGGCCTTACGCGAACTCTACAACGCCATTGACAGCGGACGACGCGATGACGCCGCGCGGATCTACCGGGACCTGCACGGGCGCTGGGGAGACCTGGACCCCGAGCTGATTCGGGCGCAAGG
The DNA window shown above is from Candidatus Thiodictyon syntrophicum and carries:
- a CDS encoding sacsin N-terminal ATP-binding-like domain-containing protein codes for the protein MSIIAQVRSKRESLAQTFREYPRLRSLIVEDLYPDDVHFIYELLQNAEDVGATYAKFTLSEHTLTFEHDGTPFDADNLFGITNIGDGTKARDLDKIGQFGVGFKAVFAYTDTPHIWSPTFSFKICDLVLPYEIPSSPALGKLTRFDFPFNNLKKPPAAAHAEIARGLSDLSETSLLFLVDLQSISWSVSSADPVELKRIKHSEHHVETLRIVNGQVVATSHFLVFDEVVSGLQKQRVAVAFQLSLLPNVEAFDSKQPLAKQARIESAEPGRVAISFPAEKEQSGLRFHLHAPFVPELSRASVKDTTANQPLFDQLAARAASALYTIRDEGLLTADFLSVLPNPQDVIPVRYQGIRGAIIHEMNAFPLTPTYAKTHAPAIHLLRARAPIKGFLTEEDLEFLVDYEGEPPIWAIGATQRNSNVDRFLTGLAAKDWDTQQFVETLWNKLSNRQGDFAPPANIEPGDVEKWLANKSAAWHRQLYRLLWEYLNGSAANKTKELEKLKNVRIVRLVDGTYTIGGKCYYPETSAQDDVDFPQIDSALYQTEGNSIDDQAPRKFLDEIGVRRIGEKERVERILNRRYERNAFAPDISDIDLFVSLVEKQPEAAAIFRDFLILKRSDDKWGKPSQCFLDTPYLETGIKAFYDSFGEKAARFPLADEYQNAGIESGRLAKFCKGVGVQTALEVVKISCGSNPEWAYLRLASGQSTYSGTDCDYMIQGLRQALKHPSHALAMLIWETMCSLPRSPDYLSATYRMNKSNDPRYARSQLVHDLMAAEWVPQENDRLVRPSAATRDLLPAGFPFDPGSAWLKAVEFGQDSVRNSQSHQQREADARKMGFGSAEEAEKWKMIRDLGISPDEILANINRNKPVAKPKQSVPNPSRRKQGVLDEAEDAPDVESVRRERSIQQGVSEVTARAKAYLRAKYLNSDEQLVCQCCHDEMPFKLPSGDHYFGAIQCIADHETEARHYQNRLALCPTCAAMYQYAREVDDAELRRSIVDLGADDQISAVEIPLRLAGRDVALYFVGTHWFDLKTLLHP
- a CDS encoding DUF2281 domain-containing protein; protein product: MMTVAELAYEQIKTLPETQAREVLDFIGYLKEKSERAEWEDLMGAQAASLAAVGDNPEDEVWNDL
- a CDS encoding AAA family ATPase, encoding MRSPRRPARSALDIRDRRAGYASSLDPTVNETLLLDTLLAWGIAGFPIRPTAVKRDSPFSNAVCAAMARAAPGVTKIWPGHPGMGGPVVWFENGQVTPWAELSDGYHVFLALIGDIARRAVLLNETDGLEAPERIEGVVLIDEIDLHLHPRWQRVVIDGLRNAFPRLQFVLTTHSPQVLSSVENRQVRRLAGWGLAEQDVLVEGRDSNAILRELMNTDDRDDAGVVALRELYNAIDSGRRDDAARIYRDLHGRWGDLDPELIRAQGLMMEQD